CCTGCAGGCGCTGGCGCCGGATGTGCCGGTGCTGTCAGAGGAGGCCGCCGACATTCCGCTGGTCGAGCGCGCCACCTGGACGCGTTGGTGGCTGGTCGATCCGCTCGATGGCACCAAGGAATTTATCGCCGGCTCCGAAGAGTTCACGGTCAATGTCGCGCTGATCGAACAGGGGCGAGTGGTCTTCGGTGTGGTCGGCATTCCAGCCAATGGCCGCTGCTATTACGGCGGTGCTGGTTTGGGCGCCTGGTGCAGCGACACGCCGGGCGAGGAGCATTCGATCAGCGTGCGCCTGGCGCCCGCGCAGGGCTTTACCCTGGTGGCCAGCAAGCGCCATTCGAGCCCGGCGCAGGAAACCCTGCTCGCAGGCCTGTCTGAGCGTTTCGGCGAACCGGCGCTGGCCAATATCGGCAGCTCGCTTAAGTTCTGTCTGCTGGCTGAAGGCAATGCCGACTGCTATCCGCGCCTGGCGCCCACCTCGCAGTGGGATACCGCAGCCGCGCAGGGCGTGCTGGAAGGGGCGGGTGGCGAAGTGCTGGATCTGGCTGGCGAAGTGCTGACCTACGAGGCGCGCGAATCCTTCCTCAATCCGTCTTTCCTGGCGCTGCCGGCTGCCGCTGAGTGGCGTGGCGAGCTGATCGAGCTAGCGCGCGGTCTTTAGCCTTGACACGTTACCTGTAGGAGCGAGCTCTGCTCGCGAACCCTGGCGATCCAGAAGCTTCGCGAGCAGAGCTCGCTCCTACGGTTTGTGCGTCGTTGCTGCTTCGCTCAGTCGAGCATATCGCTGTAACGCGCATCCTTCCTGAACACCAGCGGCTGGTCGAAGCCAGGCACCTTCACTTCTTCGGTGGTGATGGAGATCGCCTGGTCGTCGATCATGTCGTTACCGAAGTTGTAGATGATGTCCAGCTTGCCCTGCAGGGCAAGTTGGTCGTACGCGGCAGCGGCGGCGCGTGTGCCTTCACGGCGCGCCAAGTAAGCGTCGAAAGCGGCCTGGCCGTGGCGTTTGCGCAGCATGCGCTCGGTCACGTGCGGGGCCAGCACCAGGGCGCTG
The genomic region above belongs to Pseudomonas sediminis and contains:
- the cysQ gene encoding 3'(2'),5'-bisphosphate nucleotidase CysQ, with translation MSHPFIPQVIELVRAAGAAALPYWRSGVAVTEKADASPVTAADLAAHHILLDGLQALAPDVPVLSEEAADIPLVERATWTRWWLVDPLDGTKEFIAGSEEFTVNVALIEQGRVVFGVVGIPANGRCYYGGAGLGAWCSDTPGEEHSISVRLAPAQGFTLVASKRHSSPAQETLLAGLSERFGEPALANIGSSLKFCLLAEGNADCYPRLAPTSQWDTAAAQGVLEGAGGEVLDLAGEVLTYEARESFLNPSFLALPAAAEWRGELIELARGL